The following proteins come from a genomic window of Miscanthus floridulus cultivar M001 chromosome 2, ASM1932011v1, whole genome shotgun sequence:
- the LOC136539546 gene encoding bZIP transcription factor 29-like translates to MNTANGHRHGHGLMHHHHVQASMPPAQHQKQRPPGLPPTPPPAPASHSLHASDMCMDDRSAPAGRAHAQAQGGGLPPRKAHRRSRSDVAYGYLPPPSPKTEAGGGWGLAAAGDDLFNAYMSMEGVDGLNNSDGDSRGSSGMRTNGADSSENESEDYGGGADSQFLLWGGDGGKKKRNASGEPAAAPPPPAMHARSHSMDSIVGKLSFSAANGEPGKFSLEFGGGEFTPAEMKRIMADEKLAEMALADPKRVKRVLANRQSAARSKERRMRYIAELEQKVQILQTEATTLSAQLTLLQRDSAGLATQNNELKFRLQAMEQQAQLRDALNEALTGEVQRLKLGDTGSSGNLSQQMQLRCQNNQMSELHKQQQQGEQIPFYQLEQNGTPRNHEPNK, encoded by the exons ATGAACACCGCGAACGGGCACCGGCACGGGCACGGGCTGATGCACCACCACCACGTCCAGGCGTCCATGCCTCCGGCGCAGCACCAGAAGCAGCGGCCGCCGGGActgccgccgacgccgccgcccgcgcccgcctcCCACTCTCTGCACGCCTCCGACATGTGCATGGACGACAGATCGGCGCCGGCGGGGCGCGCGCATGCGCAGGCGCAGGGAGGAGGGCTGCCACCGCGCAAGGCGCACCGCAGGTCCCGCAGCGACGTCGCCTACGGGTacttgccgccgccgtcgcccaagACGGAGGCCGGAGGAGGCTGGGGCCTTgccgccgccggcgacgaccTGTTCAATGCGTACATGAGCATGGAGGGCGTGGACGGGCTGAACAACTCCGACGGGGATAGCCGCGGGAGCAGCGGCATGCGCACCAACGGAGCCGACAGCAGCGAGAACGAGTCCGAGGACTACGGCGGCGGCGCCGACAGCCAGTTCCTCCTTTGGGGCGGCGACGGTGGCAAGAAGAAAAGGAATGCCTCCGGAGAgcccgccgcggcgccgccgccgccggcgatgcACGCCAGGAGCCATTCCATGGACAGCATCGTGGGGAAGCTGAGCTTCTCCGCCGCCAATGGGGAACCCGGCAAGTTCAGCCTCGAGTTCGGTGGCGGCGAGTTTACCCCCGCCGAGATGAAGCGGATCATGGCCGACGAGAAGCTCGCCGAGATGGCCCTTGCCGACCCCAAGCGCGTCAAGAG GGTTCTCGCCAACAGGCAGTCGGCGGCGCGGTCCAAGGAGCGGCGGATGCGGTACATCGCGGAGCTCGAGCAGAAGGTGCAGATCCTGCAGACGGAGGCCACCACGCTGTCCGCGCAGCTCACTCTGCTACAG CGCGACTCGGCGGGGCTGGCCACGCAGAACAACGAGCTCAAGTTCCGGCTGCAGGCAATGGAGCAGCAGGCGCAGCTGCGCGACG CGCTGAACGAGGCTCTAACAGGCGAAGTCCAGCGCCTGAAACTCGGCGACACAGGCTCGTCCGGCAATCTATCCCAGCAAATGCAGCTCCGTTGCCAGAACAACCAGATGTCGGAACTGcacaagcagcagcaacaggGTGAGCAGATACCGTTCTATCAGCTGGAGCAGAACGGCACGCCGAGGAACCACGAGCCTAATAAGTGA